GAGACGAATTGCGCTGGTAAAATCTGCGATCGCTTCTTCATATCTTCCTTGGCTAGCATTCTGCACTCCCAAATTATAGAAAGTTTCCGCATTCCAGCGATTGACAGAGACTTTGCTAGGCTTGCTTGGCGAAGTTGGAGGTTCAACAGCAGTAGGTAGTTGTTCGGTTTTGAGGTGATTGTAAGCGGCGTTGATTTTTTTGATTTTTTCCTCAGCTGCCTGTTTTTGCTGTTGGTCAGCAAAGCGATCGGGATGCCAAGTTTTAACTAAATTACGGTAAGCTTGCTTTACCTGTGCCTGCGATGCACCGGGTTTCAGTCCGAGAACTTCTAAAGAATCAATGATACTCAGGTGTAGATGCGATCGCGGCTGGTCGTTAGACATATCGCAGATGAAGAAATAAGTAACGATGTAAATCTATGCTAACTTTTTCTCAAAATTTCTTAGAATCCAGCCAAAATCTTCAAAGACAATTTGCGATCGCATCATACTAAACTCACTGCCAAATTTTAATTGTCATGTCTCGGCTACCGCTGGCGAGGGTTTTACCATCGGGACTGAAAGCAATAGCATTAACCCAATCGGAATGATTGCCTAGAGTATAAACTTGTTGTCCATTTTTAACCTGCCACAGCTTCACAGTCTGGTCGGCGCTACCACTAGCAACAAACTCACCATCGGGAGTAAAAGCCACAGACCAAACAAAATTGTGATGTCCTGCAAGGGTATTTATTTGCTTGCCTGTACTAATATTCCATAGCTTAATACTCTGGT
The genomic region above belongs to Calothrix sp. NIES-2098 and contains:
- a CDS encoding heat shock protein DnaJ domain-containing protein produces the protein MSNDQPRSHLHLSIIDSLEVLGLKPGASQAQVKQAYRNLVKTWHPDRFADQQQKQAAEEKIKKINAAYNHLKTEQLPTAVEPPTSPSKPSKVSVNRWNAETFYNLGVQNASQGRYEEAIADFTSAIRLNPRYIEAYKYRGLACSQLGYEYRATSDLNKAAQLEQELRGVKTPFTSSSSRWSTSSRHSSKSQPLVKRWCQKIKSLLKLNWRWG